A region from the Aquimarina sp. ERC-38 genome encodes:
- a CDS encoding ABC transporter substrate-binding protein, translated as MRLLPIILFIFNLLCYSCKTDTKKIQASPTDSISELNITYANGFTITQHDNYRHIKVTAPWPEAKDTLHYILYPKNSKKPKINIDATFIGTPVQSVVVTSTTDIPMLEVLEIDSLLVGFPQTQYISSEKTRKRVIDGKVTELGNEQNINVEALLELNPNLVIGFSTTGQNATYELLKKSGIPVVINGSWLEQHPLGRTEWIRFIASFFHKEDKAKTVFNTIKKEYKTTADKVKALTKKATILPGSLFKDVWYVPGGDSYMAKFYKDASLSYAWAQTKQTGSLSLSIEEVLDKAQDADIWITTKTLSSLKELYEENSKYELFTAFENKNVYSTFNKGSGSGTDFYELGSLRPDLILKDLIKIGHPGVLPDYDLYFFKQLNQNVDPK; from the coding sequence ATGCGCCTACTTCCTATCATTTTATTTATCTTTAATTTGCTTTGCTATTCCTGTAAAACAGATACAAAAAAGATTCAAGCTTCCCCTACGGATAGTATTAGTGAATTAAATATTACTTATGCAAACGGGTTTACCATTACCCAACATGATAATTATCGACATATCAAGGTAACCGCCCCCTGGCCGGAAGCTAAAGACACTTTGCATTACATCCTATATCCTAAAAATTCAAAAAAACCTAAGATTAATATTGATGCTACTTTTATTGGGACTCCGGTACAATCGGTAGTAGTGACTTCGACCACAGATATTCCTATGTTAGAAGTCTTGGAAATTGATTCGCTACTAGTAGGTTTCCCACAAACGCAATATATTTCTTCAGAAAAGACCAGGAAAAGAGTAATTGATGGGAAGGTAACGGAGCTAGGAAACGAACAAAATATAAACGTAGAAGCTTTACTAGAATTGAATCCTAATCTGGTTATCGGGTTTTCTACTACCGGACAAAACGCCACGTATGAACTGCTAAAAAAATCCGGTATTCCAGTGGTGATAAATGGTTCCTGGCTAGAGCAACATCCGCTGGGCAGAACGGAATGGATTAGGTTTATCGCTTCGTTTTTTCATAAAGAAGATAAGGCAAAAACGGTTTTTAATACGATAAAAAAGGAATATAAAACTACTGCTGATAAGGTAAAAGCTCTAACGAAAAAGGCTACGATACTACCTGGCTCCCTTTTTAAAGATGTATGGTATGTACCAGGAGGAGATAGTTATATGGCAAAGTTTTATAAGGATGCAAGCTTGTCTTATGCCTGGGCACAAACCAAACAAACCGGTAGTTTATCCTTAAGTATTGAAGAGGTATTGGATAAAGCACAAGATGCCGATATCTGGATCACTACTAAAACTTTATCATCTTTAAAAGAGCTTTATGAAGAAAACAGTAAATATGAACTCTTTACTGCATTTGAAAATAAAAACGTATATTCTACTTTTAATAAAGGTTCCGGAAGTGGTACTGACTTTTATGAATTAGGTTCATTACGACCGGATTTAATTTTAAAAGACCTGATTAAAATCGGGCATCCGGGAGTACTACCAGATTATGATTTATACTTTTTCAAGCAATTAAACCAGAACGTTGACCCCAAATAA
- a CDS encoding acyl-CoA thioesterase yields the protein MNSKFKLAKESRITISELMLPSHSNFSGKIHGGYILSLMDQIAFACASKHSEAYCVTASVDKVDFKKPIEVGELVTLKASVNHVGRTSMVVGVRVEAEHIQTGKVKHCNSSYFTMVARNLEGRSVEVPGLILDSPTSIRRFVRTIIRKEDAQERQGMFKASEFKWQEHLEVLKDYHVKLQGIEA from the coding sequence ATGAATTCCAAATTTAAATTAGCCAAAGAATCTCGTATTACCATATCAGAATTAATGCTTCCCTCCCATTCTAATTTTAGCGGAAAAATACATGGAGGTTATATTTTATCCTTAATGGATCAAATTGCTTTTGCCTGTGCTTCTAAACATTCTGAGGCATATTGCGTTACAGCCAGTGTAGATAAAGTTGATTTTAAAAAACCTATTGAAGTCGGCGAACTAGTGACCTTAAAGGCGTCTGTAAATCATGTGGGCAGGACCTCCATGGTAGTAGGTGTACGGGTAGAAGCCGAACATATACAAACCGGGAAGGTAAAACACTGTAATAGTAGTTATTTTACGATGGTTGCCAGAAACCTGGAAGGGCGCAGTGTAGAAGTTCCCGGTCTTATTTTAGATTCTCCCACCAGTATTCGCAGGTTTGTAAGAACTATTATTAGAAAAGAAGATGCCCAGGAACGGCAAGGTATGTTTAAAGCCTCAGAATTTAAATGGCAGGAGCATCTGGAAGTACTTAAGGATTACCATGTAAAGTTACAAGGAATAGAAGCTTAA
- a CDS encoding 6-phosphogluconate dehydrogenase, with protein sequence MKKVLGIILGTIGLLFLIWFSVIYFATFSKGNRSGELIKFSHKGIIFKTWEGEISQGISGAQIFSFSVEEKHKDVIQKLQEFQGRYVKVEYIERFGKIKWLGDTEYFVTEVEEEASPHIRNR encoded by the coding sequence ATGAAAAAGGTTTTAGGTATTATTTTAGGAACTATTGGTTTGCTTTTTCTAATTTGGTTTTCGGTCATCTATTTTGCTACTTTTAGCAAAGGAAATCGTAGCGGAGAACTTATTAAATTTAGTCATAAAGGAATTATATTTAAAACCTGGGAAGGAGAAATCAGCCAGGGAATTTCCGGGGCACAAATTTTTAGTTTCTCGGTAGAAGAAAAACATAAAGATGTTATTCAGAAATTACAGGAATTCCAGGGGCGTTATGTAAAAGTAGAATATATTGAACGTTTCGGAAAAATTAAATGGTTGGGCGACACCGAGTATTTTGTAACCGAAGTGGAAGAAGAAGCTTCTCCGCATATTCGTAACCGGTAG
- a CDS encoding FecCD family ABC transporter permease: MTPNKKHRFYFIILSVTLIFCFILNVSLGSVIIPWSAIGNSFINGPVEKESWRIIILSYRIPKACTAILTGGCLGVSGLVMQTFFRNPLAGPFVLGISSGASLGVAILILGGAFIFTETSFFIPNWQLIIASSLGSMILLTIVLLVSRKVKDTMSILIIGLMFGSMTAAVVGILSYFAPAELLQRYIFWSLGSLGNVSWADLLYYLITSVLGILIILFCIKPLNLLLLGENYAKSTGISIQKIKILVIISTGLLAGGVTAFAGPIAFIGLAIPHLTRLLVKTSDHQISLPTVFLTGSILLLLCDTIAQLPGLPLTLPINAVTAIIGAPVVIWLLVKKRKLLF; this comes from the coding sequence TTGACCCCAAATAAGAAACATAGATTTTATTTTATCATATTATCCGTTACCCTGATCTTTTGTTTTATTTTAAATGTAAGCTTAGGTTCGGTGATCATCCCCTGGTCAGCTATCGGCAATAGTTTTATCAATGGTCCGGTTGAAAAAGAGTCCTGGCGTATTATTATTTTATCTTATCGTATTCCCAAGGCATGTACGGCAATTTTAACCGGAGGTTGCCTGGGAGTTTCCGGATTGGTTATGCAGACCTTTTTTAGGAATCCGTTAGCCGGGCCTTTTGTCCTGGGTATTAGTTCAGGAGCAAGTTTAGGCGTTGCCATATTGATTTTAGGAGGTGCATTTATTTTTACAGAAACTTCGTTTTTTATTCCGAATTGGCAACTAATTATCGCTTCCAGTTTAGGGAGCATGATATTGTTAACTATTGTTTTATTAGTTTCCCGAAAAGTAAAAGATACCATGTCTATACTTATTATTGGATTAATGTTCGGTAGTATGACGGCAGCAGTGGTAGGTATTTTATCATACTTTGCTCCGGCTGAACTCTTGCAACGCTACATCTTTTGGAGTCTGGGTAGCCTGGGTAATGTTTCCTGGGCAGATTTACTGTATTATTTAATCACTTCTGTTTTGGGTATTCTCATTATTCTTTTTTGCATCAAACCTTTAAACTTATTATTATTAGGCGAGAATTACGCTAAAAGCACTGGTATATCCATTCAAAAAATCAAAATATTAGTAATTATATCTACCGGATTGTTAGCTGGTGGGGTTACCGCTTTTGCCGGTCCCATTGCCTTTATTGGTTTGGCAATTCCGCATCTGACCCGTTTGCTTGTTAAAACTTCAGATCACCAGATAAGTCTTCCGACGGTTTTTTTGACCGGGAGTATTCTTTTGTTACTATGTGATACTATTGCCCAGCTACCGGGCTTACCATTAACCTTACCTATTAACGCTGTAACTGCAATTATCGGAGCACCGGTTGTGATCTGGTTACTGGTAAAAAAGCGAAAATTATTGTTTTAA
- a CDS encoding TerB family tellurite resistance protein, whose protein sequence is MHSKEEKLSLLSEMISLAKIDGEVKDSEYQFIIAVAEQLGVTKKELDDLAKNEVAQKILKPEAQRILQFQRLVLLMNIDNHASEKEIHLIKDFGFKMGLRPEAINMVLREMHNYPNKMIPSDELIKIFTRFYN, encoded by the coding sequence ATGCATAGCAAAGAAGAAAAATTAAGTTTATTATCAGAGATGATAAGTCTTGCAAAAATAGATGGAGAGGTAAAGGATTCCGAATATCAATTTATTATAGCAGTTGCCGAGCAATTGGGAGTTACTAAAAAGGAATTAGACGACTTGGCTAAAAATGAAGTAGCTCAAAAAATTTTAAAACCTGAAGCCCAGCGAATACTTCAATTCCAAAGACTGGTTTTATTGATGAATATAGACAATCATGCCTCAGAAAAAGAAATACATCTGATTAAGGATTTTGGTTTTAAAATGGGGTTACGTCCGGAAGCTATTAATATGGTTCTGCGTGAAATGCATAACTACCCTAATAAGATGATACCGTCAGACGAGTTGATAAAGATTTTTACGAGATTTTATAATTGA
- a CDS encoding T9SS type A sorting domain-containing protein, which produces MKKLIQTRLFYILVALFGLIGNAQIRSTGEVILRDDNVATLTVQLDLDIDNSMVIMRLVGPENRWFGVSFDVDVSQMLPDKDCVYISEGELVDSEIVGFDPPVVDANNNWTVTSNSISNGQRTVVASRALDTGDPTDYVFEENLTGLGMIFAHGRNAGDTEIARHGGANAGVVTASFETLSVKELDASVLTMYPNPVKNKLQIEIKDGNNPKLTVMDYLGKTVKIQPLKVVANTYQLEVSDLAKGMYLLKLETKNGQLTKKFMKY; this is translated from the coding sequence ATGAAAAAACTCATACAAACACGATTGTTTTACATTTTAGTAGCACTCTTTGGTCTAATTGGAAATGCTCAGATTAGAAGTACCGGCGAAGTCATTCTAAGAGATGATAATGTTGCAACATTAACCGTTCAATTAGATTTGGATATTGACAACTCAATGGTTATAATGAGATTAGTAGGTCCTGAAAACCGTTGGTTCGGAGTATCTTTTGATGTAGATGTTTCACAAATGTTGCCAGACAAAGATTGTGTTTATATCAGCGAGGGGGAACTTGTTGATTCTGAAATTGTTGGTTTTGATCCACCTGTAGTGGACGCTAATAACAACTGGACGGTGACCTCTAATTCAATTAGTAACGGGCAACGTACTGTTGTTGCATCCAGAGCTTTAGACACCGGAGATCCTACGGATTATGTATTTGAAGAAAATCTTACCGGCCTGGGAATGATTTTTGCACACGGTAGAAATGCAGGTGACACTGAAATCGCTAGGCATGGAGGAGCTAATGCTGGAGTGGTAACTGCTTCTTTTGAAACTCTATCCGTTAAAGAATTAGATGCTTCTGTTTTAACAATGTATCCTAATCCGGTAAAAAATAAACTACAAATAGAAATTAAGGATGGAAACAATCCTAAGTTAACAGTAATGGATTATTTAGGAAAAACGGTTAAAATCCAACCTTTAAAGGTAGTGGCAAACACGTATCAGTTAGAAGTAAGTGATTTAGCTAAAGGTATGTATTTATTAAAATTAGAAACAAAAAATGGTCAATTGACTAAAAAGTTTATGAAGTATTAA
- a CDS encoding ankyrin repeat domain-containing protein, with product MKVLLTLFFFSFFSLSQSQSAVFDVARSGSLEDIEKLYRENPEVIDSVNDSGYTPLILAAYRGNQEVASFLAKRCTTIDYISGDGTALMAAAVKGDHFITEKILENKADPNITDTKNTTALHYAVMFGHVGIVELLLEAGAVTSIKDASGSTVHVHASRLQNEAILELLNNTKL from the coding sequence ATGAAGGTCTTACTAACCTTATTTTTCTTTTCTTTCTTCTCTTTGAGTCAAAGCCAAAGTGCAGTATTTGACGTGGCAAGATCAGGTTCCCTGGAAGATATTGAAAAATTGTATAGAGAAAACCCCGAGGTTATTGATTCGGTAAATGATAGTGGATATACACCACTAATTCTTGCAGCCTATCGTGGAAACCAGGAAGTTGCTTCTTTTCTAGCTAAAAGGTGTACTACTATTGATTATATTAGTGGAGACGGTACAGCTTTAATGGCAGCAGCAGTTAAAGGGGATCATTTTATTACTGAAAAGATTTTAGAAAATAAGGCGGATCCTAATATTACTGATACTAAAAATACAACAGCCCTACATTACGCAGTGATGTTCGGGCATGTTGGGATTGTTGAACTTTTATTAGAAGCTGGCGCAGTTACCTCCATAAAAGATGCTTCGGGAAGTACCGTACATGTTCATGCATCTCGACTTCAAAATGAAGCTATATTAGAATTATTAAATAACACAAAACTTTAA
- the cobC gene encoding alpha-ribazole phosphatase: MEIHLIRHTTPDIQKGICYGQSDIGVAATFSSEVKEIQKQIPLDASTVIYSSPLQRCMQLANSFGLPVIQDSRLREVNFGTWELQAWDAIPQNEMEPWMKNFVSVAPPSGESYEAVQKRVLASFTEILQSSSKSVIICTHASPLRIILSNLKEIPLKDSFSLTVAYGQVFKIQYADKKLTIID; this comes from the coding sequence ATGGAAATTCACCTAATTCGGCATACTACTCCCGATATTCAAAAAGGGATTTGTTACGGTCAATCAGATATTGGAGTGGCGGCTACTTTTTCTTCAGAAGTTAAAGAAATTCAAAAGCAAATACCATTAGATGCATCTACCGTAATTTATAGCAGTCCGTTACAAAGGTGTATGCAGTTAGCAAACAGCTTCGGCTTGCCCGTTATACAAGATTCCCGATTACGGGAAGTCAATTTTGGTACCTGGGAATTACAAGCCTGGGATGCTATCCCTCAAAACGAAATGGAACCCTGGATGAAGAACTTTGTAAGTGTAGCCCCTCCTAGTGGGGAATCCTATGAAGCTGTTCAAAAACGGGTGCTTGCAAGTTTTACGGAAATTTTACAAAGTTCTTCAAAGTCAGTTATTATTTGTACCCATGCTTCTCCGCTACGTATTATCTTATCTAACCTTAAAGAAATTCCGCTTAAAGATTCCTTTAGCCTTACTGTAGCATACGGGCAGGTGTTTAAAATTCAGTATGCCGATAAAAAATTGACTATTATTGACTAA
- a CDS encoding ABC transporter ATP-binding protein, with the protein MKPITPEHKNSILQALELTIGYHEKSGLNVVEADINLKLQQGELIGLVGANGIGKSTLLKTFCGILPPLHGEIHLNNRNIQQYEPLELSKLLSVVLTEAPASKHISVQELVALGRHPYTNWVGSLTEEDIVKVKSAIEITHIQDIVHRKCYELSDGQLQKVMIARAIAQDTPLIILDEPTTHLDVHYRAYILKLLRRLSFELKKTILFSTHEIDFSIQVCDKMIVMNKDRTEYGRPKELIACRAFHELFPDDLIIFDESSERYLLRS; encoded by the coding sequence ATGAAACCAATTACTCCGGAACATAAAAATAGTATTCTTCAAGCACTAGAACTCACTATCGGGTATCATGAAAAATCCGGTCTCAATGTGGTTGAGGCAGACATTAATTTAAAACTACAACAAGGAGAATTGATTGGGCTAGTGGGTGCTAATGGTATTGGAAAGTCTACCCTATTAAAAACCTTTTGTGGCATTTTACCTCCTTTGCATGGAGAAATACACTTAAATAATCGAAATATTCAGCAATACGAACCCCTTGAGCTGTCAAAGCTTTTAAGTGTAGTGCTTACCGAGGCACCGGCGTCTAAACACATAAGCGTACAGGAATTAGTAGCTTTGGGAAGGCATCCGTACACCAATTGGGTGGGAAGCTTAACTGAAGAAGATATTGTCAAAGTGAAAAGTGCGATTGAAATCACCCATATTCAAGATATTGTACATCGTAAATGCTACGAACTTAGTGACGGTCAATTGCAAAAAGTCATGATTGCCAGAGCTATCGCACAAGACACCCCTTTAATTATTTTGGATGAACCTACTACCCACCTGGATGTGCATTACCGGGCTTATATTTTAAAATTATTAAGGCGGCTATCGTTTGAACTTAAAAAGACAATTTTATTTTCTACCCATGAGATTGATTTTTCTATTCAGGTATGTGATAAAATGATTGTGATGAATAAAGACAGGACGGAATATGGTCGTCCTAAAGAACTCATTGCATGTCGTGCCTTTCATGAACTTTTCCCGGATGATCTGATCATTTTCGATGAAAGCTCAGAACGATATTTATTGCGGAGTTAA
- a CDS encoding Hsp20/alpha crystallin family protein, producing the protein MSLLAKTNRLPVGLDDFFNTDWFGGTTNHVNRIGFNTPAINIKETDDSFHIYLAAPGVAKDDFKIELDNENLSVFTEKQNQEETSSDKYTRKEFGYASFKRTFKLPESIDGTSINAAYNNGILEVTLPKKEEAKVQPKRMIEIS; encoded by the coding sequence ATGAGTTTATTAGCAAAGACAAACAGATTACCCGTAGGTTTAGATGATTTTTTTAATACCGATTGGTTTGGAGGAACTACAAATCATGTAAATAGAATAGGATTTAATACTCCGGCAATTAATATTAAAGAAACTGATGATAGCTTTCATATTTATCTAGCAGCACCGGGAGTTGCAAAGGATGATTTTAAAATTGAATTAGATAATGAAAATCTATCAGTTTTTACTGAGAAACAAAATCAGGAGGAGACTTCAAGTGATAAATATACACGTAAGGAATTTGGCTATGCTTCCTTTAAAAGAACCTTTAAACTTCCTGAAAGTATTGACGGTACATCTATCAATGCTGCCTATAATAACGGAATACTAGAAGTGACTTTACCAAAGAAAGAAGAAGCTAAAGTACAACCAAAAAGAATGATTGAGATTTCATAA
- a CDS encoding GNAT family N-acetyltransferase, whose product MQIRKALPQEAPLLSEIAFTSKAYWGYSIQQLEAWREELTINSEYIQENGVYVVEDQKIICGFYAYKIISDACIDLDFVFIIPSEIGKGYGSKLMQHFLALINNSPAKKIVVDSDPNAELFYKHFGFKTISKKPTLIKNRFLPVMELNL is encoded by the coding sequence ATGCAAATTAGAAAAGCTTTACCACAAGAAGCCCCATTATTATCTGAAATTGCTTTTACTTCAAAAGCATATTGGGGGTATAGCATTCAACAGCTAGAAGCCTGGAGAGAAGAACTTACTATCAATTCTGAATATATTCAGGAAAATGGAGTATATGTTGTAGAAGATCAAAAAATCATTTGCGGTTTTTATGCATATAAAATAATATCGGATGCTTGTATAGATCTTGACTTTGTATTTATAATTCCTTCGGAAATTGGTAAAGGGTACGGTAGCAAACTGATGCAACACTTTTTAGCTTTGATAAATAACAGTCCGGCAAAGAAAATAGTAGTTGATTCAGATCCTAATGCCGAATTGTTTTACAAGCATTTTGGTTTTAAAACGATTTCTAAAAAGCCAACTTTAATTAAAAATCGATTCTTACCAGTGATGGAGTTGAATTTATAG
- a CDS encoding DUF1456 family protein yields MGLTNNDIFKKLRVAHKLRDDDIIKICSLVDFKVTKSELGAFFRKEDHPKYMECGDQILRNFLNGLIIHLRGPMPTKKQEKHIPLKK; encoded by the coding sequence ATGGGATTAACAAACAACGATATTTTTAAAAAATTACGAGTAGCACATAAATTAAGAGATGATGATATTATTAAGATATGTTCGCTAGTAGATTTTAAGGTTACTAAAAGCGAACTGGGAGCTTTTTTTAGAAAAGAAGACCATCCAAAATATATGGAATGTGGGGATCAGATTTTACGTAATTTTTTAAATGGACTAATCATTCATCTTAGAGGTCCTATGCCTACAAAAAAGCAAGAAAAACATATTCCTTTAAAAAAGTAA
- a CDS encoding DNA recombination protein RmuC, producing the protein MLTSQTLIYLSIALVIGIILGYLIHLLKSQSIRKILEERNLHLQKQLEELKTFQTHQLHTLAEQHGQYSAQLEKQLTEIKTDREGIRREKDFLQTELARKNSEFDTLKVQHKEQKEEVANLQKRFSKEFENLANRILEEKSIKFTAQNKENLQHILHPLQEKIKLFENKVDQTHKESIDYHAALRQQIVGLREVNLQMSKETLNLTKALKGDSKLQGNWGELVLERVLEKSGLEKDREYFVQKSFTREDGTKVLPDVVIYLPDKKRMIVDSKVSLTAYEKYVNQDDELLKTTFLKQHLISIKKHVDQLSSKSYEDLYETDSPDFVLLFIPIEPAFALAINSEPSLYNQAFEKNIVIVTPATLLATLRTIDTMWNNEKQQQNAIEIARQAGALYDKFTGLLTDLERVGKRINDSKGEYDAAMKKLSSGRGNLIQSADKLKKMGAKAKKSVPETWIKKSEEDLFD; encoded by the coding sequence ATGTTGACATCCCAAACTCTAATTTACTTAAGTATAGCACTCGTAATTGGGATTATTTTGGGCTACTTGATCCACCTTTTAAAATCTCAAAGTATTCGTAAAATTCTGGAAGAACGGAACCTTCATTTACAAAAGCAACTGGAAGAATTAAAGACATTTCAAACCCATCAACTACATACGCTAGCAGAACAACATGGACAGTACTCCGCTCAATTAGAAAAACAACTTACTGAAATAAAAACAGACCGGGAAGGCATCCGGCGAGAAAAGGATTTTTTACAAACCGAGCTAGCTAGAAAAAACTCAGAGTTTGATACCTTAAAAGTGCAACATAAAGAACAGAAGGAAGAAGTAGCGAATCTACAAAAACGTTTTTCAAAAGAATTTGAGAACCTGGCTAATAGAATACTAGAAGAGAAATCTATTAAATTTACTGCTCAGAATAAAGAAAACTTGCAACACATCCTACATCCGCTACAGGAAAAAATTAAACTTTTTGAAAATAAGGTTGATCAAACGCATAAAGAAAGTATTGACTACCATGCAGCATTACGACAACAAATTGTAGGGCTAAGAGAAGTGAATCTACAAATGAGTAAAGAGACCCTTAATCTTACCAAAGCTTTAAAAGGTGATAGTAAGTTACAAGGAAATTGGGGAGAATTAGTATTAGAACGGGTGCTGGAAAAATCCGGACTAGAAAAAGACCGGGAGTATTTTGTACAAAAAAGTTTTACCCGTGAAGATGGTACTAAAGTACTCCCTGATGTAGTCATTTACCTTCCGGATAAGAAAAGAATGATCGTGGATTCTAAAGTATCCTTAACTGCCTATGAAAAATACGTCAATCAAGATGATGAACTGCTTAAAACCACTTTTTTAAAACAACACCTGATTTCGATAAAAAAACATGTCGATCAATTGTCATCTAAAAGTTACGAGGATTTATACGAAACGGACTCTCCGGACTTTGTATTGCTATTTATACCGATTGAACCAGCATTTGCACTAGCCATTAATAGCGAACCTAGTCTTTACAATCAAGCTTTTGAAAAAAATATTGTGATTGTAACCCCGGCAACTTTATTAGCTACCCTTAGAACCATTGATACCATGTGGAATAATGAAAAACAACAACAAAATGCCATAGAAATTGCCCGACAGGCAGGTGCCCTTTATGATAAATTTACCGGGTTGTTAACAGATCTGGAACGAGTGGGTAAACGTATCAATGATTCTAAAGGTGAGTACGATGCCGCTATGAAAAAATTATCTTCCGGACGTGGAAATCTTATCCAGAGTGCGGATAAACTAAAAAAGATGGGAGCCAAGGCAAAAAAGAGTGTTCCTGAAACCTGGATTAAAAAGTCCGAAGAAGATCTTTTTGATTAA